A stretch of Chlamydiales bacterium DNA encodes these proteins:
- the pdxS gene encoding pyridoxal 5'-phosphate synthase lyase subunit PdxS, whose translation MSEKEYGSWRVKVGLADMLKGGVIMDVTTADQAKIAEDAGAVAVMALEKIPADIRASGGVARMSHPEMIVRIQESVSIPVMAKCRIGHFVEAQILQALKVDFIDESEVLTPADEENHIDKHKFTIPFVCGCRSLAEALRRIAEGAAMIRTKGEPGTGNVVEAVRHMRSVVKSIRMLAGLDQTELYSVAKDMGAPLHLVQKVAKEQKLPVPNFAAGGIATPADAALMMQLGAETVFVGSGIFKSEDPVARAKAIVKAATYYNDPEILANISMGLSDAMKGLDIHTLKKDELLATRGW comes from the coding sequence ATGAGCGAAAAAGAGTATGGTTCTTGGAGAGTTAAAGTAGGCCTTGCCGATATGTTAAAGGGGGGTGTCATCATGGATGTCACAACCGCAGATCAAGCAAAAATCGCAGAAGATGCAGGAGCTGTTGCTGTAATGGCTCTTGAAAAAATCCCAGCTGACATTAGAGCAAGTGGCGGTGTTGCTAGAATGTCCCATCCAGAGATGATTGTGCGTATTCAAGAGAGTGTAAGTATTCCCGTTATGGCAAAATGTCGCATTGGCCATTTTGTTGAAGCTCAGATATTGCAAGCATTGAAAGTAGATTTTATCGATGAAAGCGAGGTCCTAACGCCTGCGGATGAGGAAAATCATATAGATAAGCACAAGTTTACAATACCCTTTGTATGTGGGTGTAGGAGTCTTGCAGAAGCTTTAAGGCGTATTGCAGAAGGGGCGGCAATGATACGCACTAAAGGCGAGCCTGGAACTGGTAATGTTGTAGAAGCTGTGCGCCATATGCGCTCTGTTGTAAAGTCGATACGCATGCTTGCAGGATTGGATCAAACAGAACTTTATAGCGTTGCAAAGGATATGGGAGCGCCTCTTCATTTGGTTCAAAAAGTTGCAAAAGAGCAAAAGCTACCTGTTCCCAACTTTGCAGCAGGCGGCATTGCAACACCTGCAGACGCAGCTTTAATGATGCAATTAGGTGCTGAAACAGTGTTTGTGGGTTCTGGTATTTTTAAGTCAGAAGATCCTGTTGCAAGAGCTAAGGCTATTGTAAAGGCTGCAACTTATTATAATGACCCAGAAATTTTGGCAAATATTTCTATGGGGCTTTCTGATGCAATGAAGGGCTTAGATATTCATACTCTTAAAAAGGATGAGCTGCTTGCAACAAGGGGCTGGTAG
- a CDS encoding RluA family pseudouridine synthase, giving the protein MKKYICEEKSALIEQVAKLSPDSSRTTIRSLLKEMRVTLNGRVVKEAAREVIPGDEVRLWPKVKKVQKDVEILYEDPYLVVINKPAGLLSVEANYEDVNTAHSVLKDLYRPGRVFVIHRLDREASGVMMFARDDATLWNIKEQLQKHEVQRNYSAIVEGAIKEEKGVWQSYLVQDENYVMHSLPESHVGEFAVTHYEVAKRSAKFTQLEITLETGRKNQIRVQSAYNGHPIVGDKKYGAKRNPVERLCLHAYKLSFIHPAKEKRMCFEVHLPDEFYTIWET; this is encoded by the coding sequence TTGAAAAAATATATATGCGAAGAGAAGAGTGCTCTCATTGAGCAAGTTGCTAAGTTATCCCCTGATAGTTCAAGAACTACGATACGTTCATTATTAAAAGAGATGCGTGTGACACTGAACGGCCGAGTTGTTAAAGAGGCTGCAAGGGAAGTGATTCCCGGAGATGAGGTGCGTCTTTGGCCAAAAGTTAAAAAAGTACAAAAAGATGTAGAAATTCTTTACGAAGATCCTTATCTTGTCGTGATCAATAAGCCAGCGGGGCTTTTAAGTGTAGAAGCAAATTATGAAGACGTGAATACAGCACACAGCGTTTTGAAAGATCTTTATCGTCCAGGAAGAGTATTTGTAATTCATAGACTAGATAGAGAGGCATCTGGCGTCATGATGTTTGCAAGGGACGATGCAACACTTTGGAATATTAAAGAGCAGCTTCAAAAGCATGAAGTGCAAAGAAACTATTCTGCAATCGTTGAAGGTGCAATCAAAGAGGAGAAAGGCGTTTGGCAAAGCTATTTGGTTCAAGATGAAAATTATGTGATGCATAGTCTTCCAGAGAGTCATGTAGGTGAATTTGCTGTGACGCACTATGAAGTTGCAAAGAGAAGTGCAAAATTTACTCAACTTGAAATAACTCTCGAGACAGGCAGAAAGAATCAAATTAGGGTGCAATCAGCCTATAATGGACATCCAATTGTTGGCGATAAAAAGTATGGGGCTAAGAGAAACCCTGTTGAGCGCCTTTGTTTGCACGCTTACAAGCTCTCCTTTATTCATCCAGCTAAAGAGAAGAGAATGTGTTTTGAAGTGCATCTTCCAGATGAGTTTTATACAATTTGGGAAACATGA
- the pdxT gene encoding pyridoxal 5'-phosphate synthase glutaminase subunit PdxT has translation MLTIGVLALQGDFRNHIKAFQKLGVDAIEIRKATDLDKCLGLVIPGGESTCITRQLEFSEMEQSIIAFAKEKPVWGTCAGLILMSKDLFSKGVISLGLLDIKVERNAYGRQKESFEDEIEVQLDSSSSIKFKGVFIRAPQIHEWNPDTVHVLSSYQGRPILVREGNHLGSTFHPELTDDLLIHNYFLSIISSVKK, from the coding sequence ATGCTTACAATAGGTGTTCTTGCTTTACAAGGAGATTTTCGAAATCATATTAAAGCTTTTCAAAAGCTTGGTGTAGATGCAATAGAAATAAGAAAAGCTACAGACCTTGATAAGTGTTTAGGCCTTGTTATTCCAGGAGGAGAGTCTACTTGCATTACAAGGCAGTTGGAATTTAGTGAGATGGAGCAAAGTATTATTGCTTTTGCAAAAGAAAAACCTGTTTGGGGCACATGTGCAGGACTTATTCTAATGTCTAAAGATCTCTTCTCCAAGGGTGTTATTTCTTTAGGGCTTTTAGACATCAAGGTAGAGCGCAATGCTTATGGAAGGCAAAAAGAGTCTTTTGAAGATGAGATTGAAGTTCAATTAGATTCTAGCTCCTCTATTAAGTTTAAGGGTGTGTTTATAAGAGCTCCCCAAATACATGAATGGAATCCTGATACGGTGCATGTGCTTAGCTCTTACCAAGGTCGTCCCATTTTGGTAAGAGAGGGTAATCACTTGGGATCCACTTTTCATCCAGAGCTTACAGACGATCTGTTGATTCACAACTATTTTCTTTCAATCATCTCTTCTGTAAAAAAATAA
- the recD gene encoding exodeoxyribonuclease V subunit alpha, with the protein MTGFAQQIFLKEQNKEIDAFSFSLFQTLLKKGYFSYLEAEFAKQAQTPAEANLLAFVLLAARNGHLAVKINADEIIPSPHDFTGFSTEVEVAEEETNALIACLKVACSPHLHTLEDYVYIPRYYSYETQFLSLLKAILVDKVEVEIALEKVTYMLERQLKDKKLLPLQARAIEQSLLNPLTILTGGPGTGKTYTASHLIHTLWEALSEDEKKYYEIVVCAPTGKATAHLHASLAKLLSDDTLLSCLSSKTLHSLLGIKPSSSSLLDDELESITADLIIVDESSMIDASLMIKLLSARKKGSRIVLIGDKYQLPPVESGSFFADLCDMLPEYTVELIHCMRSELKSIINLSKAINEGDTKKVLSLFPALQPFDFKEDEIKQMQEQIIHLMLDHFPCTQEDEKEFSSFRVLSPIRKGFLGVDELNRLCALKLQDRAKSLQKPFVAPIMLSANDHVKRLYNGEVGLLFFREDMQIDYACFQEKRFLPRELPPYEYGYCLSVHKSQGSEFDHVLLTLPEGSEQFGKEALYTAVTRAKKSLKIVASDKILANCVARPSRRISSLCHRWTI; encoded by the coding sequence ATGACAGGATTTGCACAGCAAATTTTTTTAAAAGAGCAGAATAAAGAAATAGATGCTTTCTCCTTTTCTCTTTTTCAAACGCTTTTAAAAAAAGGGTATTTTTCTTATCTAGAAGCAGAATTTGCAAAGCAAGCCCAAACACCAGCAGAAGCAAATCTTCTTGCCTTTGTGCTTCTGGCAGCAAGAAATGGACATCTCGCGGTAAAAATTAATGCAGATGAGATTATCCCTTCTCCGCATGATTTTACGGGGTTTTCTACAGAAGTGGAAGTTGCAGAAGAAGAGACGAATGCTCTTATAGCATGCTTAAAAGTGGCTTGCTCGCCTCATTTACATACTTTAGAAGATTACGTTTATATACCCCGTTATTACTCTTATGAAACCCAGTTTCTAAGTCTACTTAAAGCTATTTTAGTAGATAAAGTAGAAGTTGAAATTGCTTTGGAGAAAGTAACTTATATGCTTGAGAGGCAATTGAAAGATAAAAAACTACTCCCCTTGCAAGCAAGAGCAATTGAGCAGAGTTTATTGAATCCTCTTACAATTCTTACTGGAGGACCAGGAACTGGTAAAACGTATACAGCAAGTCATCTGATACATACCCTTTGGGAGGCACTTTCTGAAGATGAGAAAAAATATTATGAAATTGTGGTGTGTGCGCCCACTGGAAAGGCTACAGCGCATTTGCATGCCAGCTTAGCTAAGTTATTAAGTGACGATACACTTCTTTCTTGCCTATCTTCAAAGACGCTGCATTCTCTGCTTGGGATAAAGCCCAGTTCAAGTAGCCTTTTAGATGATGAGCTAGAATCTATTACAGCAGATCTTATCATTGTAGATGAGAGTTCTATGATTGATGCAAGTTTAATGATTAAGCTTTTGTCTGCAAGAAAAAAAGGCTCTCGTATCGTGCTTATAGGGGATAAATATCAATTGCCTCCAGTAGAGTCTGGTAGTTTTTTTGCAGACCTTTGTGATATGCTTCCAGAATATACCGTAGAGCTTATTCATTGCATGAGAAGCGAGTTAAAATCAATTATCAATCTTTCTAAAGCAATTAATGAGGGTGACACTAAAAAAGTATTATCTTTGTTTCCTGCTCTGCAGCCATTTGATTTTAAGGAAGATGAAATTAAGCAAATGCAAGAGCAGATTATTCATCTCATGTTAGATCATTTTCCCTGTACACAAGAGGATGAAAAAGAGTTTAGTTCTTTTAGAGTGCTCTCACCTATTCGGAAAGGTTTTTTAGGAGTGGATGAATTAAATCGCCTATGTGCCTTAAAATTGCAAGATAGGGCAAAAAGTCTTCAGAAGCCCTTTGTTGCACCGATCATGCTGAGTGCAAACGATCATGTAAAGCGGCTTTACAATGGAGAAGTTGGTTTGCTTTTTTTTAGAGAGGATATGCAAATTGATTATGCGTGTTTTCAGGAAAAGAGGTTTCTACCAAGAGAGCTTCCCCCATATGAGTATGGTTATTGCTTATCGGTACATAAAAGTCAGGGAAGCGAATTTGATCATGTATTGCTCACACTTCCTGAGGGTTCAGAGCAGTTTGGCAAAGAAGCGTTATACACAGCAGTAACGCGCGCAAAAAAGTCTTTAAAAATCGTTGCTAGCGACAAAATTCTAGCTAATTGTGTTGCAAGGCCAAGCCGTAGGATCTCCTCTCTTTGCCATCGCTGGACTATATAA
- the rpsT gene encoding 30S ribosomal protein S20, with protein MTKDPKAKKPRRPTPLKRDDQAEKRRLINKSFKSRVRTAIKTFDETLSKADAATKKANLNEIYSLMDQGVKKGIYKINTASRTKSRVAARFAAHA; from the coding sequence ATGACAAAAGATCCTAAAGCAAAAAAACCAAGACGTCCAACACCGCTAAAGCGTGATGATCAAGCTGAAAAGCGTCGTCTTATCAATAAATCATTCAAATCACGCGTACGCACAGCTATAAAAACATTTGATGAAACACTTTCTAAAGCTGATGCAGCGACTAAAAAAGCAAATCTCAATGAAATATACAGCCTGATGGACCAAGGTGTTAAAAAAGGCATCTACAAAATCAATACAGCAAGCCGTACTAAGTCAAGAGTTGCAGCCAGGTTTGCAGCGCACGCATAA